In one window of Mobula birostris isolate sMobBir1 unplaced genomic scaffold, sMobBir1.hap1 scaffold_885, whole genome shotgun sequence DNA:
- the LOC140193800 gene encoding probable G-protein coupled receptor 139 translates to MDQNSGRTAWNITGNWKTFFWMVPIILTDYDWITLDFPIMNVFITIQVIFFPVLAIIALPVNMVTIFFLSRRKCGLSRVVTCYLVAMALADLLVLILDLILSKFPLTYMPIGAFFRSMIKGCNIHAALIYTVTDCSVWFTVTFTIDRFVGICCQKLKTKYCTGKTAAVVLGTVSAIGFLKNIYWYFSLSGYYTWIAVPFICRVRVHYLNLFIVTQIELFYYILTPVFPFVLVLLTNGFTARHISVTSRARRRLSFPGNGQSARDPEMEKRRKSLVLLLILSGNFILLWAPFTVYSAWNRLYAFATYVRPPDSLRELGAILQLLSCCTNTALYTVTQTNFREQLKTVVKSPLSLMFVTNS, encoded by the exons ATGGATCAAAATTCGGGAAGAACGGCGTGGAATATAACGGGAAATTGGAAAACTTTCTTCTGGATGGTTCCAATTATTTTGACAGATTATGATTGGATAACGCTAGATTTTCCAATAATGAATGTGTTTATCACCATTCAAGTGATTTTCTTCCCCGTCCTCGCCATCATTGCTCTTCCTG TGAACATGGTGACCATATTCTTCCTGTCTCGgagaaagtgcggcctctccagagttgtcacttgctacctggttgccatggccTTGGCGGATCTGCTGGTTCTTATCCTGGATCTGATACTGAGCAAGTTTCCACTTACGTACATGCCAATCGGTGCTTTCTTCCGCTCAATGATCAAGGGGTGTAATATCCACGCTGCTCTGATTTACACCGTCACCGACTGttcggtctggttcaccgtcacgttCACCATTGATCGGTTTGTCGGCATTTGTTGCcagaaactgaaaacaaaatattgcaccgggaaaactgcggccgtggttttggggacagtgaGTGCCATTGGCTTTTTAAAGAATATTTACTGGTATTTTTCACTCTCGGGGTACTACACGTGGATAGCTGTTCCATTTATTTGTAGGGTGAGAGTGcattatttgaatttatttatcgTGACTCAAATTGAACTATTTTATTACATCCTCACCCCTGTATTCCCATTTGTGCTGGTTCTGCTGACAAATGGCTTCACCGCCAGGCACATCTCAGTCACGAGCAGAGCTCGCAGGAGACTCAGTTTTCCTGGCAACGGAcagagtgccagagacccagagaTGGAGAAACGCAGGAAATCCCTCGTTTTATTGCTGATCCTCTCGGGCAATTTCATCTTGCTGTGGGCACCTTTCACCGTGTATTCTGCGTGGAATCGGCTGTATGCTTTTGCCACGTATGTGCGCCCACCTGATTCGCTGCGAGAGCTGGGCGCCATTCTGCAGCTTCTGAGCTGTTGCACGAACACGGCCCTTTACACCGTTACGCAGACCAATTTTAGGGAGCAGTTAAAGACTGTGGTAAAATCACCGCTCTCTCTCATGTTTGTGACGAACTCGTGA